Proteins from one Bradyrhizobium roseum genomic window:
- a CDS encoding adenylate/guanylate cyclase domain-containing protein, whose product MATLSRERIATFVRGISLRQVRLASGVVLFAYLVSHFLNHALGNISLEALSDGVYWHLAFWQFLPVTVLFYTACAVHTALGIWALYERRQFRWKAIEPLQLALGLSVPMLVIGHVIGIRLGQTLFGHERLYPQVLFLYWIWTPYRVWMMLAVMAIAWVHGCIGLYFWLRMRAFYKRAAPFLLALAVLIPALSMLGFYQSGRMVMEADSVEWRAETQSQSQIGTRAEARTLERITDYSLYGYFGLIGIALLARAARAVNERRRGMVNLSYGNGRTVRVPKGLSVLEASLRNNVPHASVCGGRARCSTCRIRIIGDHNELPEPSQREAFVLGRVGTPDPSIRLACQLRPTCDISFFQLFLPHTMSADGHDSNPTRIGQERYLVNMFVDMRGSTRMAEKRLPFDTVFIVNRFLGAVSQAVLASGGMPNQFVGDGMLALFGLSTTRHEACRQALRAAAMIAANVDELNKFLEHDLHEPIRFGIGINGGEVIVGDIGYRDHMVFTALGDAVNVAARLQDMTKSLLCEVVISDEVCFTAGIPPDTLPQHDVEIRGRNEPMIVRAVADARTLLPPLDEARSFAA is encoded by the coding sequence ATGGCAACCCTATCCAGAGAACGCATCGCGACCTTCGTGCGCGGCATCAGCCTCCGGCAGGTTCGCCTCGCCAGCGGCGTGGTATTGTTCGCCTATCTGGTCAGCCATTTCCTCAACCATGCGCTGGGCAACATCTCGCTGGAGGCGCTTTCCGACGGCGTCTATTGGCACCTCGCGTTCTGGCAATTCCTCCCGGTCACGGTCCTGTTCTACACCGCCTGCGCGGTGCACACCGCGCTCGGCATCTGGGCGCTGTACGAACGCCGACAGTTCCGCTGGAAGGCGATCGAGCCGCTGCAGCTCGCGCTCGGCCTCAGCGTGCCGATGCTGGTCATCGGCCATGTCATCGGCATCCGGCTCGGCCAGACGCTGTTCGGGCATGAACGGCTCTATCCGCAGGTGCTGTTCCTGTACTGGATCTGGACGCCATACCGGGTCTGGATGATGCTCGCAGTCATGGCGATTGCCTGGGTCCATGGCTGCATCGGGCTGTATTTCTGGCTGCGGATGCGGGCCTTCTACAAGCGCGCCGCGCCGTTCCTGCTCGCTCTGGCGGTTCTGATCCCGGCACTCTCGATGCTCGGCTTCTATCAGAGCGGTCGCATGGTGATGGAAGCCGACAGCGTCGAGTGGCGCGCGGAGACCCAATCGCAAAGCCAGATCGGCACGCGTGCCGAAGCGCGGACGCTCGAGCGCATCACGGATTATTCCCTGTACGGCTATTTCGGCCTGATCGGCATCGCGCTGCTGGCCCGTGCCGCCCGCGCCGTCAACGAACGCCGCCGCGGCATGGTCAACCTTTCCTACGGCAACGGCCGCACCGTGCGCGTTCCAAAAGGCCTCAGCGTGCTCGAGGCGAGCCTGCGAAACAACGTTCCCCACGCCAGCGTCTGCGGCGGCCGCGCCCGCTGCTCGACCTGCCGCATTCGCATCATCGGCGACCACAATGAGCTGCCGGAGCCCTCGCAGCGCGAGGCGTTCGTGCTGGGCCGGGTCGGCACGCCGGATCCTTCGATCCGCCTTGCCTGCCAGTTGCGGCCGACCTGCGATATCTCGTTCTTTCAGCTCTTCCTGCCGCACACGATGTCGGCCGACGGGCATGATTCAAACCCGACGCGCATCGGCCAGGAACGCTATCTCGTCAACATGTTCGTCGACATGCGCGGTTCGACCCGGATGGCGGAAAAACGTCTGCCGTTCGACACCGTCTTCATCGTCAACCGCTTCCTCGGCGCAGTATCCCAGGCGGTGCTCGCGAGCGGCGGCATGCCGAACCAGTTCGTCGGCGACGGCATGCTGGCGCTGTTTGGGCTGTCGACCACGCGGCATGAAGCCTGCCGCCAGGCATTGCGCGCGGCGGCGATGATCGCCGCCAATGTCGACGAGCTGAACAAGTTTCTCGAGCACGATCTGCACGAGCCGATCCGTTTCGGCATCGGCATCAATGGCGGCGAAGTGATCGTCGGCGATATCGGCTATCGCGATCACATGGTGTTCACCGCGCTCGGCGATGCCGTCAATGTCGCGGCGCGGCTGCAGGACATGACCAAGAGCCTTTTGTGCGAGGTCGTGATCTCCGACGAGGTCTGCTTCACCGCGGGCATTCCTCCCGATACGTTGCCGCAGCATGACGTCGAGATTCGCGGGCGCAACGAGCCGATGATCGTGCGCGCGGTTGCGGATGCCCGAACGTTGCTGCCGCCGCTCGACGAAGCGCGCAGCTTCGCCGCCTGA
- a CDS encoding glycosyltransferase family 39 protein, with protein MRLVYAGVLDLRTDEAYYWTWSKESALAFLDHPPGIAWLIRLGTAIFGDTRIGVRFGGIVAMLVTQLLLADIVRRVTHDARAVVFAVLLPEAALYYGLLMAKVAPDTAMIPCAVAMLWSLVRLHKSGNPRWWLAAGLFAGLAMLSKFTAIMLMPAVLAFVLVPDWRRRWLLSPWPWLAALLAVIVFLPVLIWNAEHDWASFRFQFVRAVATHPFSFRTVGEFIGLQFGLVGFVLLPVVLSGVTLTAWRGYRTREPVAILLSTAVLAPLLYFFWKSLTLRVGDTWPMFLWPAGFAVTAINLALLPREGFSDWMVRSTFRWARVAVVSGIAFVVGVFLYYVAAPWNLIGRTDPVGGEAGYEQVASRAREQLQATGATWIATTDYRTYAMLRWHFKGQVPVIQINERGRFQGFGDPGMSAIKDHPGLYVAREPDHRLPLWNLTSAIRQPLARVERVWRGVVMDTYALEKLTGWTPELSPPPDSPLFRWRVLAGEFFTRHARAGRGSSLPRLPG; from the coding sequence ATGCGGCTGGTCTATGCTGGCGTACTCGATTTGCGTACCGACGAGGCCTACTATTGGACCTGGTCGAAGGAGAGTGCGCTGGCCTTCCTCGACCATCCGCCGGGCATCGCCTGGCTGATCCGGCTCGGCACCGCCATCTTCGGCGACACCCGGATCGGCGTGCGCTTCGGCGGCATCGTCGCGATGCTGGTCACGCAGCTTCTGCTCGCCGACATCGTCCGGCGCGTGACGCACGATGCGCGCGCCGTCGTCTTCGCGGTACTGCTGCCGGAAGCGGCGCTGTACTACGGGCTGTTGATGGCGAAGGTGGCGCCCGACACGGCGATGATCCCTTGCGCGGTCGCGATGCTGTGGTCGCTGGTGCGGCTGCATAAGAGCGGCAATCCGCGCTGGTGGCTCGCCGCCGGTCTTTTTGCCGGCCTCGCGATGTTGTCCAAGTTCACCGCCATCATGCTGATGCCGGCTGTGCTCGCGTTCGTGCTGGTGCCGGATTGGCGGCGGCGCTGGCTGCTCAGTCCCTGGCCATGGTTGGCGGCGCTGCTGGCGGTTATCGTGTTCCTGCCGGTGCTGATCTGGAATGCCGAGCACGACTGGGCATCGTTTCGATTTCAGTTTGTGCGCGCCGTCGCGACCCATCCGTTTTCCTTCCGCACCGTGGGCGAATTCATCGGGCTGCAGTTCGGCCTCGTCGGCTTCGTGCTGCTGCCGGTGGTGCTTTCGGGCGTGACGCTGACCGCCTGGCGCGGCTATCGCACCCGCGAGCCGGTTGCGATCCTGCTGTCGACCGCGGTGCTGGCGCCGTTGCTCTATTTCTTCTGGAAGTCGCTGACGCTGCGGGTCGGCGACACCTGGCCGATGTTTTTGTGGCCCGCCGGCTTTGCGGTGACCGCGATCAATCTCGCCTTGCTGCCGCGCGAGGGTTTTTCGGATTGGATGGTCAGATCGACATTTCGGTGGGCGAGGGTGGCCGTCGTTTCCGGCATCGCATTCGTGGTCGGCGTGTTCCTCTACTACGTCGCCGCGCCCTGGAATTTGATCGGCAGGACCGATCCGGTCGGCGGCGAGGCCGGCTACGAACAGGTGGCGTCGCGCGCCCGCGAGCAGTTGCAGGCAACCGGCGCGACCTGGATCGCGACGACGGACTACCGCACCTACGCAATGCTGCGCTGGCATTTCAAAGGGCAGGTGCCAGTGATCCAGATCAACGAGCGCGGCCGGTTTCAGGGCTTTGGCGATCCCGGCATGAGCGCGATCAAGGACCATCCTGGCCTCTACGTCGCGCGCGAGCCGGACCATCGCCTCCCGCTATGGAATCTCACGTCGGCAATCCGTCAACCACTGGCACGGGTCGAGCGCGTCTGGCGCGGCGTGGTGATGGATACGTATGCGCTAGAAAAACTGACGGGCTGGACGCCGGAGCTCTCGCCGCCGCCGGACTCGCCGCTGTTTCGCTGGCGCGTGCTGGCGGGTGAATTTTTCACCCGTCATGCCCGCGCAGGCCGGGGATCCAGTCTGCCGCGGCTCCCGGGTTGA
- a CDS encoding YcjF family protein codes for MSEKTPHRRPATFKLDDPGVVVIGPDETGRPARGTVQITPEADPALLPVPVVAPRVLARRGFRWGTLFWSAVGGLVLLGSGLGVVNLIEDLFARSQTLGYVALAFAGAAALALAVVIGREAFGMARLAAIEKLHQRAIEVLRSDDRAESRAVVNDLLKLAHENPQLARARAALVSHADDIIDGADMIKLAERELMAPLDEEARRLVSTAAQRVSVVTAVSPRALIDVLFVFVAAMRLIRQLARLYGGGRGTLGMISLLRHVIGHLAITGGMAVGDSLVQQVLGHGIAAKLSQRLGEGVLNGLLTARLGLAAIDVTRPLPFTALPRPALGDLAKDLLRKRDDEA; via the coding sequence ATGAGCGAGAAAACGCCGCACCGGCGGCCGGCCACGTTCAAGCTCGACGATCCCGGTGTGGTCGTGATCGGCCCGGACGAAACTGGACGCCCGGCCCGCGGCACCGTGCAGATCACGCCCGAAGCGGATCCTGCGCTGTTGCCGGTACCCGTCGTGGCGCCGCGCGTGCTGGCGCGCCGCGGATTTCGCTGGGGCACGCTGTTCTGGTCCGCGGTCGGCGGGCTGGTGCTGCTCGGCTCGGGGCTCGGCGTCGTCAACCTGATCGAGGACCTGTTTGCGCGCAGCCAAACGCTCGGGTATGTCGCGCTGGCCTTCGCGGGAGCCGCAGCGCTGGCGCTGGCGGTCGTGATCGGGCGCGAAGCCTTCGGGATGGCGCGGCTGGCCGCGATCGAGAAGCTGCATCAGCGCGCGATAGAAGTGCTGCGCAGCGACGACCGCGCCGAAAGCCGCGCCGTTGTCAACGATCTGCTGAAGCTTGCGCATGAAAACCCGCAACTGGCGCGCGCCCGCGCCGCGCTGGTGAGCCACGCCGACGATATTATCGACGGCGCCGACATGATCAAGCTCGCCGAGCGCGAATTGATGGCGCCGCTGGATGAGGAAGCCCGCCGGCTGGTTTCCACGGCCGCGCAACGCGTTTCGGTCGTTACCGCGGTGAGCCCCCGCGCCCTGATCGACGTGCTGTTCGTGTTCGTCGCCGCGATGCGGCTGATCCGGCAACTGGCGCGGCTCTATGGCGGCGGCCGCGGTACGCTCGGCATGATCAGCCTGCTGCGCCACGTCATCGGCCACCTCGCCATCACCGGCGGCATGGCGGTCGGCGACAGCCTGGTGCAGCAGGTGCTCGGCCATGGCATCGCGGCAAAGCTCTCGCAGCGGCTCGGCGAAGGCGTGCTCAACGGCCTGCTCACCGCGCGGCTGGGGCTGGCCGCGATCGACGTGACGCGGCCGCTGCCGTTTACCGCTCTGCCGCGGCCCGCGCTCGGCGACCTCGCCAAGGATTTGCTGCGCAAGCGCGATGATGAGGCGTGA